A single Vespula vulgaris chromosome 3, iyVesVulg1.1, whole genome shotgun sequence DNA region contains:
- the LOC127062491 gene encoding rapamycin-insensitive companion of mTOR isoform X2: MAISSYLIWTLRASRSHRSRRDNEDSSVQLDLSRGLKENVKEVLTNLCQRHNVPSVKKLAYLNAIVKLISENDLSDYGYSIDDLFCCMRVGLVQEATQVRAAALRAVRYMLKKEQDVIAINKLQYPYFVARSMDVNLRNEMERMQALRLVRRILALAPKHFSPILARSLISLTNGGIEERDRAFRVFLATLCELGVLNSNLLISCGGVSALARAAMTGQSPSIVESVVGVLLKLLNNPDTRGSVSLLCFAAPYCELHSSSSERTKEERDQKFAASKMALLSILRSYPGVLHFCCPTDNSGLKAIADILYVEQLEVRGAVLELLYELLDLPLPTWTDEPDVALAAVDPGRTRDSWKLSEGFVAAEGKFILPSLSSCWPNITEIHLALLVYALLECGLHRALAETIVSSDTFISVRAAVLLGALLHLAHSLLPSEVCDLTPPLPNLLEHASAGKHQALAAVTILGRMHTMMRRRPTPASLFLDRMLRAGSWLRPTLPRRQRPSSRHWLRRESSTTPLLKDAQVLSSKDALAWNWPVVRSILRSREDTIRILHDSDYRLFIKRLVRYFKPSSNAYSRVELGTNAILAREATLAGCELLNCLLELHEPESTKLLNELIVDIAEQISYIRTSQSAHDCLFSPRHMSTTCCQKYFLFLGQLSHSAKGTVILKEFNLLEKLQDLALATNHDCYVKLIVSSLDYSREGPNRKVLNKIIAESSLESTRLYATQFLRLILRAKMSDAYHWAMTLLTEKLTDTSKVVALTALEVLHEACEETEYLNILLHQEEHQGNWDKWLQHLGDKGYLLKIRLYSLHEGFSCLPSPSEELEKWIGPGGFAERYVGLVEGEIHDSLTRRQRNENGSYHRRTTNELIMPRNIFILPHLIGQIVRHDFGMQLLLRQNVIQHYARIIQRFRIDLGGRDSESNSRCTKSSRLIVDDTYTMSEGSCIDEYVESNRLETIVDAETIELSDLCTPPKTESLIEIRRKTSLDDSRHTTPDRSWRSDLEIRDEQSVNLEKQILKTKSALWALGHVGTSAAGVEQLNHLGIIEMIASMAETCPYYSVRATAMYALSLIATTRAGTDALTTFDWPSVRHRRGDHWSIIRPTARYPVPSPILIQRHHRSLSDGKPELPEPVARRTRNRSESAATDLEARRERGETPSPLSSIQRLSQQDAEGYARLRSLQRYRRPSYSQSSLEMYSLDGRLSLQSLSEFDSSRSWIANNILTPTPPPLENDNDNLFYMGICLPRRLTTLFPDPPQPIVSIVVDDMSKPEIGPNEIDEESGSESDADTEHCRVCLVCYRTKSSTKVVTGEADIKLRREILRHTQRLANPVWYRHSRQTLLRLRQRYPEKFQDACLFSDVASRLGSSSYRIPARRFLQELFLDSSFDALYTEPVTILKLSIGTEENPLQSCVPIASEASPQKSHSPSESKVNGRVTFSEIQAGQLAIVAEEATGEACTMNQRDKLQEILQMSERRSDEKIIAEILNPEERIRLSKSSDRLLKISSTNTAISLE, encoded by the exons ATGGCAATCTCTAGTTATTTGATCTGGACTCTACGCGCAAGCAGGTCTCATCGAA GTCGGCGAGATAACGAAGACAGTAGTGTGCAACTCGATCTGTCAAGAG gattgaaagaaaatgtaaaagaagtGTTAACTAATCTTTGTCAACGACATAATGTACCAAGTGTAAAGAAGCTAGCTTATCTTAATGctattgttaaattaattagtgAAAATGATTTGTCTGATTATGGTTACTCCATAGACGATCTATTTTGTTG tATGCGTGTTGGTCTTGTACAAGAAGCAACCCAAGTACGTGCAGCAGCATTACGAGCTGTAAGGTATATGCTTAAGAAGGAGCAAGATGTTATTGCTATTAATAAATTGCAATATCCATATTTTGTGGCACGTAGTATGGATGTTAATCTACGGAATGAAATGGAAAGAATGCAGGCTCTTAGACTCGTTAGAAGAATTTTAGCTTTAGCTCCTAAACATTTCAGCCCTATCTTAGCCAGATCTCTTATAAGTTTAACTAATGGAGGCATAGAGGAAAGAGATCGTGCATTCAGAGTATTTTTAGCTACTCTCTGCGAGTTAGGAGTCTTAAAttcaaatttgttaataagTTGTGGAGGAGTTAGCGCACTTGCGCGAGCAGCTATGACTGGACAAAGCCCTTCGATCGTCGAATCTGTTGTGGGggttttgttaaaattattaaataatcctGATACAAGAGGGAGCGTTTCCCTTTTATGTTTCGCAGCACCATATTGTGAACTTCACTCTTCAAGCtcagaaagaacaaaagaggAACGAGATCAAAAATTCGCAGCAAGTAAGATGGCATTATTGAGTATACTACGCTCTTATCCAGGTGTTTTACATTTTTGCTGTCCTACTGATAATTCTGGCCTTAAAGCTATAGCAGATATCTTATACGTTGAACAACTTGAAGTTCGTGGAGCTGTTTTGGAATTACTTTATGAATTATTGGATTTACCTCTGCCCACATGGACTGACGAACCAGACGTTGCGTTGGCTGCAGTAGATCCTGGCAGAACGCGAGATTCGTGGAAACTATCTGAAGGTTTTGTCGCAGCTGAgggaaaatttatattaccaTCTCTTTCATCTTGTTGGCCAAATATAACAGAAATACATTTAGCATTACTAGTGTACGCTTTATTAGAATGTGGGCTACACAGAGCACTCGCAGAAACAATCGTTTCTTCGGATACCTTTATTTCCGTACGTGCAGCAGTACTATTAGGAGCGTTACTACATCTAGCACATTCCCTGCTACCTTCAGAAGTTTGTGATCTGACGCCACCTTTGCCAAACTTATTGGAACATGCAAGCGCTGGTAAACATCAAGCGCTTGCCGCTGTAACCATCTTAGGACGCATGCATACGATGATGCGTCGTCGACCAACACCTGCGAGTCTGTTTCTCGATCGAATGTTACGAGCTGGTAGTTGGTTGAGACCAACTTTGCCACGACGCCAACGACCGTCCAGTAGACATTGGTTACGTAGGGAATCTTCGACGACACCTTTATTGAAAGACGCGCAAGTCTTAAGTTCTAAGGATGCGCTGGCTTGGAACTGGCCTGTAGTACGATCAATCCTTCGCTCCCGCGAAGATACGATAAGAATACTCCATGATTCTGACTACAGATTGTTCATCAAGAGACTCGTTCGTTATTTCAAACCTTCATCGAATGCATATAGTAGAGTGGAATTGGGAACAAATGCTATTTTAGCACGAGAAGCAACTTTAGCAGGCTGCGAATTACTAAACTGTTTATTAGAACTTCACGAGCCCGAAAGTACGAAACTGTTGAACGAATTGATCGTAGATATCGCGGAACAAATCTCTTATATTCGTACTTCGCAATCTGCACACGATTGCTTATTCTCACCACGTCACATGTCTACAACGTGTTGTCAGaaatatttcctctttttaggACAACTGAGTCATTCTGCAAAAGGAACCGTTATCTTAAAAGAATTCAATTTACtagaaaaattacaagacTTGGCTCTAGCCACCAATCATGACTGTTATGTGAAACTTATTGTTTCAAGTTTAGATTATTCCAGAGAAGGACCTAATAGGAAAGTTCTGAATAAGATTATCGCCGAATCATCTTTAGAGAGTACACGTTTATATGCTACGCAATTCCTACGATTGATACTCAGAGCAAAAATGTCGGATGCATACCATTGGGCAATGACTTTattaacagaaaaattaaCGGACACTAGTAAGGTTGTAGCATTGACTGCATTAGAGGTATTGCATGAAGCGTGCGAAGAGacggaatatttaaatattttattgcatcAAGAAGAACATCAAGGGAACTGGGATAAGTGGTTGCAACATTTAGGAGATAAAGGgtacttattaaaaataagactTTATTCTCTACACGAAGGTTTTTCATGTCTGCCATCACCTTcagaagaattagaaaaatggaTTGGACCTGGAGGTTTTGCAGAGAGATATGTAGGCTTGGTGGAAGGTGAAATACATGACTCTCTGACTCGTCGTCAGAGAAACGAAAACGGAAGTTACCACAGAAGAACAACTAACGAATTGATAATGCCTcgcaatatatttattttacctcATTTGATAGGCCAAATAGTACGACATGATTTTGGAATGCAATTATTGCTCCGGCAAAACGTAATACAACATTATGCACGAATCATTCAAAGATTTAGAATAGATTTGGGAGGTAGAGATTCGGAATCTAATTCAAGATGTACCAAAAGTAGTCGTTTAATCGTGGATGATACTTACACTATGTCAGAAGGGTCATGTATAGATGAGTATGTGGAATCAAATCGTTTAGAAACAATTGTAGATGCAGAGACTATAGAATTGTCTGATTTATGTACTCCACCGAAAACAGAATCTTTAatagaaatacgaagaaaaacaagCTTAGATGATTCAAGACATACTACTCCCGATAGAAGTTGGAGAAGTGATCTTGAGATCCGTGATGAACAGTCCGTTAATTtagagaaacaaatattaaaaacaaaatctgCGTTGTGGGCATTAGGACATGTAGGAACGTCAGCAGCAGGAGTCGAACAATTAAATCATTTAGGAATTATAGAAATGATTGCATCTATGGCGGAAACATGTCCTTATTATTCGGTAAGAGCAACGGCCATGTATGCTTTAAGTCTTATTGCTACGACCCGTGCAGGCACGGATGCACTAACAACTTTCGATTGGCCAAGTGTAAGACATAGAAGAGGAGATCACTGGTCGATTATTCGACCTACAGCTCGCTATCCCGTACCAAGTCCTATCCTTATTCAAAGGCATCATCGGAGTCTTAGCGACGGTAAACCTGAATTACCTGAACCGGTAGCTCGTCGAACTAGAAATCGTTCCGAGAGTGCAGCTACAGATTTGGAAGCAAGAAG agagagaggagaaactCCGAGTCCGCTTTCAAGTATACAAAGATTAAGTCAACAAGATGCAGAGGGATATGCGCGTCTTCGTAGTTTGCAACGTTATCGTAGACCAAGTTATTCTCAAAGTAGTTTAGAG atGTACAGTTTAGACGGACGACTTTCACTGCAGAGCCTTTCAGAATTCGATTCATCCCGCAGCTGGATTGCGAATAATATACTCACACCTACCCCACCGCCTCTTgaaaatgataacgataatctattttatatgGGTATTTGCCTTCCTAGGAGACTCACGACTCTTTTTCCGGATCCACCTCAACCAATAGTTTCTATTGTAGTTGATGACATGAGTAAACCTGAAATAGGTCCTAATGAAATAGATGAAGAATCTGGATCAGAAAGTGATGCCGACACCGAACATTGTCGAGTGTGCCTTGTCTGTTACCGTACGAAAAGTAGCACTAAGGTTGTCACTGGAGAAGCAGATATAAAACTGCGGAG GGAAATCCTTAGGCATACACAGCGACTTGCAAATCCTGTCTGGTACAGACATAGTAGACAAACTCTTCTTAGATTAAGGCAAAGGTATCCTGAAAAATTCCag GATGCTTGTTTGTTCTCGGATGTAGCTTCTCGATTAGGAAGTAGTTCTTATAGAATACCAGCACGACGATTCTTACAAGAATTATTTCTAGATTCTTCGTTTGATGCG CTTTATACAGAACCAGTCAccatattaaaattatctatcGGTACAGAGGAAAATCCTTTACAATCATGTGTTCCTATTGCATCTGAGGCTAGTCCTCAGAAGTCTCACAGTCCTTCAGAAAGTAAAGTGAATGGAAGAGTTACTTTTTCTGAAATACAAGCTGGACAATTAGCTATAGTAGCGGAAGAAGCGACAGGTGAAGCATGTACAATGAATCAACGAGATAAACTCCAAGAAATTCTGCAAATGTCCGAACGACGCAGTGACGAAAAAATTATAGCGGAAATTTTAAATCCCGAGGAAAGGATACGTTTGTCGAAGAGTTCTGATAGATTACTAAAAATATCGAGTACCAACACTGCCATCAGCCTTGAGTAG
- the LOC127062491 gene encoding rapamycin-insensitive companion of mTOR isoform X4, with amino-acid sequence MRVGLVQEATQVRAAALRAVRYMLKKEQDVIAINKLQYPYFVARSMDVNLRNEMERMQALRLVRRILALAPKHFSPILARSLISLTNGGIEERDRAFRVFLATLCELGVLNSNLLISCGGVSALARAAMTGQSPSIVESVVGVLLKLLNNPDTRGSVSLLCFAAPYCELHSSSSERTKEERDQKFAASKMALLSILRSYPGVLHFCCPTDNSGLKAIADILYVEQLEVRGAVLELLYELLDLPLPTWTDEPDVALAAVDPGRTRDSWKLSEGFVAAEGKFILPSLSSCWPNITEIHLALLVYALLECGLHRALAETIVSSDTFISVRAAVLLGALLHLAHSLLPSEVCDLTPPLPNLLEHASAGKHQALAAVTILGRMHTMMRRRPTPASLFLDRMLRAGSWLRPTLPRRQRPSSRHWLRRESSTTPLLKDAQVLSSKDALAWNWPVVRSILRSREDTIRILHDSDYRLFIKRLVRYFKPSSNAYSRVELGTNAILAREATLAGCELLNCLLELHEPESTKLLNELIVDIAEQISYIRTSQSAHDCLFSPRHMSTTCCQKYFLFLGQLSHSAKGTVILKEFNLLEKLQDLALATNHDCYVKLIVSSLDYSREGPNRKVLNKIIAESSLESTRLYATQFLRLILRAKMSDAYHWAMTLLTEKLTDTSKVVALTALEVLHEACEETEYLNILLHQEEHQGNWDKWLQHLGDKGYLLKIRLYSLHEGFSCLPSPSEELEKWIGPGGFAERYVGLVEGEIHDSLTRRQRNENGSYHRRTTNELIMPRNIFILPHLIGQIVRHDFGMQLLLRQNVIQHYARIIQRFRIDLGGRDSESNSRCTKSSRLIVDDTYTMSEGSCIDEYVESNRLETIVDAETIELSDLCTPPKTESLIEIRRKTSLDDSRHTTPDRSWRSDLEIRDEQSVNLEKQILKTKSALWALGHVGTSAAGVEQLNHLGIIEMIASMAETCPYYSVRATAMYALSLIATTRAGTDALTTFDWPSVRHRRGDHWSIIRPTARYPVPSPILIQRHHRSLSDGKPELPEPVARRTRNRSESAATDLEARRERGETPSPLSSIQRLSQQDAEGYARLRSLQRYRRPSYSQSSLEMYSLDGRLSLQSLSEFDSSRSWIANNILTPTPPPLENDNDNLFYMGICLPRRLTTLFPDPPQPIVSIVVDDMSKPEIGPNEIDEESGSESDADTEHCRVCLVCYRTKSSTKVVTGEADIKLRREILRHTQRLANPVWYRHSRQTLLRLRQRYPEKFQDACLFSDVASRLGSSSYRIPARRFLQELFLDSSFDALYTEPVTILKLSIGTEENPLQSCVPIASEASPQKSHSPSESKVNGRVTFSEIQAGQLAIVAEEATGEACTMNQRDKLQEILQMSERRSDEKIIAEILNPEERIRLSKSSDRLLKISSTNTAISLE; translated from the exons ATGCGTGTTGGTCTTGTACAAGAAGCAACCCAAGTACGTGCAGCAGCATTACGAGCTGTAAGGTATATGCTTAAGAAGGAGCAAGATGTTATTGCTATTAATAAATTGCAATATCCATATTTTGTGGCACGTAGTATGGATGTTAATCTACGGAATGAAATGGAAAGAATGCAGGCTCTTAGACTCGTTAGAAGAATTTTAGCTTTAGCTCCTAAACATTTCAGCCCTATCTTAGCCAGATCTCTTATAAGTTTAACTAATGGAGGCATAGAGGAAAGAGATCGTGCATTCAGAGTATTTTTAGCTACTCTCTGCGAGTTAGGAGTCTTAAAttcaaatttgttaataagTTGTGGAGGAGTTAGCGCACTTGCGCGAGCAGCTATGACTGGACAAAGCCCTTCGATCGTCGAATCTGTTGTGGGggttttgttaaaattattaaataatcctGATACAAGAGGGAGCGTTTCCCTTTTATGTTTCGCAGCACCATATTGTGAACTTCACTCTTCAAGCtcagaaagaacaaaagaggAACGAGATCAAAAATTCGCAGCAAGTAAGATGGCATTATTGAGTATACTACGCTCTTATCCAGGTGTTTTACATTTTTGCTGTCCTACTGATAATTCTGGCCTTAAAGCTATAGCAGATATCTTATACGTTGAACAACTTGAAGTTCGTGGAGCTGTTTTGGAATTACTTTATGAATTATTGGATTTACCTCTGCCCACATGGACTGACGAACCAGACGTTGCGTTGGCTGCAGTAGATCCTGGCAGAACGCGAGATTCGTGGAAACTATCTGAAGGTTTTGTCGCAGCTGAgggaaaatttatattaccaTCTCTTTCATCTTGTTGGCCAAATATAACAGAAATACATTTAGCATTACTAGTGTACGCTTTATTAGAATGTGGGCTACACAGAGCACTCGCAGAAACAATCGTTTCTTCGGATACCTTTATTTCCGTACGTGCAGCAGTACTATTAGGAGCGTTACTACATCTAGCACATTCCCTGCTACCTTCAGAAGTTTGTGATCTGACGCCACCTTTGCCAAACTTATTGGAACATGCAAGCGCTGGTAAACATCAAGCGCTTGCCGCTGTAACCATCTTAGGACGCATGCATACGATGATGCGTCGTCGACCAACACCTGCGAGTCTGTTTCTCGATCGAATGTTACGAGCTGGTAGTTGGTTGAGACCAACTTTGCCACGACGCCAACGACCGTCCAGTAGACATTGGTTACGTAGGGAATCTTCGACGACACCTTTATTGAAAGACGCGCAAGTCTTAAGTTCTAAGGATGCGCTGGCTTGGAACTGGCCTGTAGTACGATCAATCCTTCGCTCCCGCGAAGATACGATAAGAATACTCCATGATTCTGACTACAGATTGTTCATCAAGAGACTCGTTCGTTATTTCAAACCTTCATCGAATGCATATAGTAGAGTGGAATTGGGAACAAATGCTATTTTAGCACGAGAAGCAACTTTAGCAGGCTGCGAATTACTAAACTGTTTATTAGAACTTCACGAGCCCGAAAGTACGAAACTGTTGAACGAATTGATCGTAGATATCGCGGAACAAATCTCTTATATTCGTACTTCGCAATCTGCACACGATTGCTTATTCTCACCACGTCACATGTCTACAACGTGTTGTCAGaaatatttcctctttttaggACAACTGAGTCATTCTGCAAAAGGAACCGTTATCTTAAAAGAATTCAATTTACtagaaaaattacaagacTTGGCTCTAGCCACCAATCATGACTGTTATGTGAAACTTATTGTTTCAAGTTTAGATTATTCCAGAGAAGGACCTAATAGGAAAGTTCTGAATAAGATTATCGCCGAATCATCTTTAGAGAGTACACGTTTATATGCTACGCAATTCCTACGATTGATACTCAGAGCAAAAATGTCGGATGCATACCATTGGGCAATGACTTTattaacagaaaaattaaCGGACACTAGTAAGGTTGTAGCATTGACTGCATTAGAGGTATTGCATGAAGCGTGCGAAGAGacggaatatttaaatattttattgcatcAAGAAGAACATCAAGGGAACTGGGATAAGTGGTTGCAACATTTAGGAGATAAAGGgtacttattaaaaataagactTTATTCTCTACACGAAGGTTTTTCATGTCTGCCATCACCTTcagaagaattagaaaaatggaTTGGACCTGGAGGTTTTGCAGAGAGATATGTAGGCTTGGTGGAAGGTGAAATACATGACTCTCTGACTCGTCGTCAGAGAAACGAAAACGGAAGTTACCACAGAAGAACAACTAACGAATTGATAATGCCTcgcaatatatttattttacctcATTTGATAGGCCAAATAGTACGACATGATTTTGGAATGCAATTATTGCTCCGGCAAAACGTAATACAACATTATGCACGAATCATTCAAAGATTTAGAATAGATTTGGGAGGTAGAGATTCGGAATCTAATTCAAGATGTACCAAAAGTAGTCGTTTAATCGTGGATGATACTTACACTATGTCAGAAGGGTCATGTATAGATGAGTATGTGGAATCAAATCGTTTAGAAACAATTGTAGATGCAGAGACTATAGAATTGTCTGATTTATGTACTCCACCGAAAACAGAATCTTTAatagaaatacgaagaaaaacaagCTTAGATGATTCAAGACATACTACTCCCGATAGAAGTTGGAGAAGTGATCTTGAGATCCGTGATGAACAGTCCGTTAATTtagagaaacaaatattaaaaacaaaatctgCGTTGTGGGCATTAGGACATGTAGGAACGTCAGCAGCAGGAGTCGAACAATTAAATCATTTAGGAATTATAGAAATGATTGCATCTATGGCGGAAACATGTCCTTATTATTCGGTAAGAGCAACGGCCATGTATGCTTTAAGTCTTATTGCTACGACCCGTGCAGGCACGGATGCACTAACAACTTTCGATTGGCCAAGTGTAAGACATAGAAGAGGAGATCACTGGTCGATTATTCGACCTACAGCTCGCTATCCCGTACCAAGTCCTATCCTTATTCAAAGGCATCATCGGAGTCTTAGCGACGGTAAACCTGAATTACCTGAACCGGTAGCTCGTCGAACTAGAAATCGTTCCGAGAGTGCAGCTACAGATTTGGAAGCAAGAAG agagagaggagaaactCCGAGTCCGCTTTCAAGTATACAAAGATTAAGTCAACAAGATGCAGAGGGATATGCGCGTCTTCGTAGTTTGCAACGTTATCGTAGACCAAGTTATTCTCAAAGTAGTTTAGAG atGTACAGTTTAGACGGACGACTTTCACTGCAGAGCCTTTCAGAATTCGATTCATCCCGCAGCTGGATTGCGAATAATATACTCACACCTACCCCACCGCCTCTTgaaaatgataacgataatctattttatatgGGTATTTGCCTTCCTAGGAGACTCACGACTCTTTTTCCGGATCCACCTCAACCAATAGTTTCTATTGTAGTTGATGACATGAGTAAACCTGAAATAGGTCCTAATGAAATAGATGAAGAATCTGGATCAGAAAGTGATGCCGACACCGAACATTGTCGAGTGTGCCTTGTCTGTTACCGTACGAAAAGTAGCACTAAGGTTGTCACTGGAGAAGCAGATATAAAACTGCGGAG GGAAATCCTTAGGCATACACAGCGACTTGCAAATCCTGTCTGGTACAGACATAGTAGACAAACTCTTCTTAGATTAAGGCAAAGGTATCCTGAAAAATTCCag GATGCTTGTTTGTTCTCGGATGTAGCTTCTCGATTAGGAAGTAGTTCTTATAGAATACCAGCACGACGATTCTTACAAGAATTATTTCTAGATTCTTCGTTTGATGCG CTTTATACAGAACCAGTCAccatattaaaattatctatcGGTACAGAGGAAAATCCTTTACAATCATGTGTTCCTATTGCATCTGAGGCTAGTCCTCAGAAGTCTCACAGTCCTTCAGAAAGTAAAGTGAATGGAAGAGTTACTTTTTCTGAAATACAAGCTGGACAATTAGCTATAGTAGCGGAAGAAGCGACAGGTGAAGCATGTACAATGAATCAACGAGATAAACTCCAAGAAATTCTGCAAATGTCCGAACGACGCAGTGACGAAAAAATTATAGCGGAAATTTTAAATCCCGAGGAAAGGATACGTTTGTCGAAGAGTTCTGATAGATTACTAAAAATATCGAGTACCAACACTGCCATCAGCCTTGAGTAG